One stretch of Rhea pennata isolate bPtePen1 chromosome 23, bPtePen1.pri, whole genome shotgun sequence DNA includes these proteins:
- the THEMIS2 gene encoding protein THEMIS2 — translation MEPLSFQEYICSLNPAVLPRILRICSGVYFQGSVYEISGNECCLSTGDFLKIIAVKLQKVICEDVEMGKTTELPLTFKGLFQPSPDPQQYASLEELIQSKRAAQEAQPLCFISATDLAVDGHFIPKAQPIFLEALQGRKAAVRTADSHREHHWLRLPLSLRGRFFECSEQDLTLQEVLGLQGSWPQRLLCPTLSSCPILLSPVYEVQAIMHLRKDVVKIPSTLEVDVEDVTEEAQHIHFIKPLLLSDLLQMEEALPVQAEILEGPSSLAIFKNDWIPRLQKGQRIQIHGKGCPWKVLASARKGTRHFLLSSTYQGRFRRRPREFTTVYELATSLQASQHLRVVVTQDCEGHEEDTPSLSVGDRLEVRCLLQASASTTMLLCNRSSTEEEEGEESEELMLPLDLGGSFVEEMCENKKYNLTEIVEQLSLPCDVKVVAKDPSLARDILSSFSALRLEARVTEPFLVSSFCEEPNESFEIPPRWLDMSLFFTQEPAHPQAPSADWSRVEELKESFYYHLLKQLPGSSAPPPPRPPKRKEAVDKADLRKTKRTSPEKAKLPPLAGPKSPLSQKTRSPFIAQSTPNEYSTHLHLQRASQSSKAPKDKGVESSDFDHNYETVDEDLQQTIQKIETMFPF, via the exons ATGGAGCCCCTATCCTTCCAAGAATACATCTGCTCCCTGAACCCCGCTGTACTGCCCCGCATCCTCAGGATTTGCTCTGGAGTCTACTTTCAAG GGTCTGTGTATGAGATCTCAGGCAACGAATGTTGTTTATCAACTGGAGACTTCCTAAAAATTATTGCCGTCAAGCTGCAGAAGGTCATTTGTGAGGATGTGGAGATGGGGAAAACAACAGAACTGCCACTGACCTTCAAAG GTCTCTTCCAGCCCAGTCCAGACCCACAGCAGTATGCAAGCCTGGAGGAGCTGATCCAGAGCAAACGGGCAGCCCAGGAGGCTCAGCCCTTGTGCTTCATTTCGGCCACTGACCTTGCTGTGGATGGACACTTCATTCCCAAGGCACAACCCATCTTTCTGGAGGCACTGCAGGGGAGAAAAGCAGCCGTCCGCACGGCAGACAGCCACAGGGAGCACCACTGGCTCCGGCTGCCTCTCTCCCTGCGCGGTCGGTTCTTCGAGTGCAGTGAGCAGGACCTCACGCTGCAAGaggtgctggggctgcagggcagctggCCACAAcgcctgctctgccccacgcTGAGCTCGTGTCCCATCCTCCTCAGCCCCGTCTACGAAGTGCAAGCCATCATGCACC TGAGGAAGGACGTGGTGAAAATCCCCTCCACGTTGGAAGTGGATGTGGAAGATGTCACAGAAGAGGCACAGCACATTCATTTTATCAAGCCGCTGCTGCTTAGCGACTTGCTGCAGATGGAGGAAGCCCTCCCTGTCCAAGCAGAGATCCTGGAGGGGCCCAGCTCCTTGGCCATCTTCAAGAATGACTGGATTCCCCGCTTGCAGAAAGGCCAGCGGATCCAGATCCATGGCAAGGGCTGTCCTTGGAAAGTCCTCGCCTCGGCTCGCAAGGGCACCCGccatttcctcctctccagcacaTACCAGGGCAGGTTTCGGAGGCGCCCCAGGGAGTTCACCACAGTGTACGAGCTGGCCACCAGCCTGCAGGCCAGTCAACACTTGCGTGTGGTGGTCACACAGGACTGCGAGGGCCACGAGGAGGACACGCCCTCGCTCAGCGTGGGCGATCGGCTGGAAGTGCGCTGCCTGCTCCAGGCCAGTGCCAGCACCACCATGCTGCTGTGCAACCGAAGCAGCaccgaggaagaggagggagaggagagtgaAGAGCTGATGCTGCCTCTAGACCTGGGAGGTAGCTTTGTGGAAGAGATGTGTGAGAACAAGAAGTACAACCTCACAGAGATCGTGGAGCAGCTCTCCCTGCCATGCGATGTCAAAGTGGTGGCCAAGGACCCTTCGCTCGCTCGCGAcatcctcagctccttctcGGCCTTACGACTGGAGGCACGTGTCACTGAGCCCTTCTTGGTCAGCAGCTTCTGTGAGGAGCCAAACGAGAGCTTTGAGATCCCACCACGGTGGCTGGACATGTCTCTGTTCTTCACACAGGAGCCTGCCCACCCACAGGCTCCCTCTGCAGACTGGTCACGGGTCGAGGAGCTGAAGGAGTCTTTCTACTACCACTTGCTGAAGCAGCTGCCGGGCAGTTCAGCTCCCCCTCCACCACGGCCCCCCAAGAGGAAGGAGGCTGTGGACAAGGCAGACCTCAGGAAAACCAAAAGAACCAGCCCTGAGAAAGCAAAG CTTCCTCCCCTGGCTGGGCCCAAGTCTCCCTTATCCCAGAAAACAAGAAGCCCATTCATCGCACAGAGTACCCCGAATGAGTACAGCACGCACCTCCACTTGCAGAGAGCATCCCAGTCAAGCAAGGCCCCAAAGGACAAAG GTGTGGAGAGCAGCGATTTTGACCACAACTATGAAACAGTTGATGAAGATCTTCAACAGACAATTCAAAAAATAGAGACTATGTTTCCTTTCTAA
- the PPP1R8 gene encoding nuclear inhibitor of protein phosphatase 1, translated as MAANANSAGGGGGLSLFECPSWAGKPPPGLHLDVVKGDKLIEKLIIDEKKYYLFGRNPDLCDFTIDHQSCSRVHAALVYHKHLKRVFLIDLNSTHGTFLGHIRLEPHKPQQIPIDSTVSFGASTRAYTLREKPQTLPSAVKGDEKMGGDDEELKGLLGLPEEETELDNLTEFNTAHNKRISTLTIEEGNLDIQRPKRKRKNSRVTFSDDDEIINPEDVDPSVGRFRNMVQTAVVPVKKKRLENPGSLTTDDSASRRMQNFPYSGGLYGGLPPTHNEAGSQSHGVHGTALIGGLPMPYPNLAPDVDLTPVVPSTVNMNPAPNPAVFNPEAVNEPKKKKYAKEAWPGKKPTPSLLI; from the exons gGCAGGAAAGCCTCCACCTGGCTTACATCTGGATGTAGTCAAAGGAGACAAACTCATTGAG AAACTCATAATTGATGAGAAGAAGTATTATCTTTTTGGGAGAAATCCTGATCTGTGTGATTTTACCATTGACCACCAGTCCTGCTCTCGGGTCCATGCTGCCTTGGTCTATCACAAACATCTCAAGAGGGTTTTCCTCATAGATCTAAACAGCA CACATGGCACATTCTTGGGTCATATCCGTTTGGAACCTCACAAACCTCAGCAAATACCCATTGACTCCACGGTCTCATTTGGTGCTTCTACACGGGCATATACACTGCGAGAGAAGCCTCAGACGCTGCCGTCAGCAGTCAAAGGAGATGAGAAAATGGGTGGTGATGATGAAGAGCTCAAGGGCTTGCTGGGCCTGCCAGAGGAGGAAACGGAACTTGAT AACCTGACAGAGTTTAATACAGCCCACAACAAAAGAATTTCCACACTAACCATAGAGGAAGGAAACTTGGATATTCAGAGACCAAAGAGAAAACGGAAGAACTCCAGAGTGACATTCAGTGATGATGATGAAATCATTAATCCGG AGGATGTGGACCCATCTGTTGGGCGTTTCAGGAACATGGTACAGACAGCGGTAGTCCCTGTTAAG AAAAAACGGTTGGAGAATCCAGGCTCACTGACCACAGATGATTCTGCATCACGGCGCATGCAAAACTTTCCCTACAGTGGAGGATTGTATGGTGGTTTACCTCCAACTCACAATGAGGCAGGTTCCCAATCGCATGGCGTCCATGGGACAGCACTCATTGGTGGTCTGCCAATGCCCTACCCAAATCTTGCCCCAGATGTGGACTTGACCCCTGTTGTACCTTCGACAGTTAACATGAACCCTGCTCCAAACCCTGCTGTCTTTAATCCTGAAGCTGTGAATGAACCCAAGAAGAAGAAATACGCAAAGGAGGCATGGCCAGGCAAGAAGCCAACCCCTTCCTTACTGATCTGA